One genomic region from Nymphaea colorata isolate Beijing-Zhang1983 chromosome 10, ASM883128v2, whole genome shotgun sequence encodes:
- the LOC116262288 gene encoding cytochrome P450 704C1-like, which produces MANFFYICCGVASLLLLFPSLCVLRIFIGKSLGSKAPPVKGTMFHLLRCLDSLYDYQTEVAAHNKTVRYLFFSQSEVYTADPQNIEYILKTNFANYDKEITKVLIGDGIFAVDGQKWRHQRKVASYEFSTKMLRDFSSVVFRTNAAVLAQKISDNAEADLPMDMHELFTKYSMDSIFEVGFGLKLNILDGSNEEVITFAKAFDESNALTFHGYVDLFWKVERFFNVGTEATLRKNIPVTNEFIYKIISSRRKQYLCHQSSYVKKDILSRFLLESEKNPETMNDGYLRDIILNFVFAGKDTSGGTLSWFIYLLCKHPLIQEKIAQEVKEIVGSCEKGQFTQFVEKLTEGALEKLQYLHAALSETLRLYPAVPVDRQCACKDDVLPDGFKVKKGDGVNHVTVNHVTHAMGRMKYIWGDYAEDFRPERWLHDGVFRPESPFIFPAFHAGPRTCLGKDFAYRQMKIVAALLTAFFRFQLKDPSKEVTCKTMLTLHIDQGLHVRAVHRHL; this is translated from the exons ATGGCAAACTTCTTCTACATCTGTTGCGGTGTAGCTTCCCTTCTCCTGTTGTTTCCGTCTCTCTGTGTTTTGAGAATCTTCATAGGGAAATCTCTAGGCAGCAAGGCTCCACCTGTGAAAGGAACTATGTTCCATTTGCTTAGATGCTTGGATAGTCTCTATGATTACCAAACAGAAGTTGCTGCCCATAACAAGACAGTCAGGTACCTTTTCTTCTCCCAGAGCGAAGTCTACACTGCAGACCCGCAGAACATCGAGTATATCCTGAAGACCAACTTTGCTAACTATGACAAG GAGATAACGAAGGTTCTTATTGGAGATGGTATTTTTGCAGTGGATGGTCAGAAATGGCGTCACCAAAGAAAAGTAGCAAGCTACGAGTTCTCCACCAAGATGCTGAGAGATTTCAGCAGCGTCGTTTTTCGGACGAACGCAGCTGTTCTTGCACAGAAGATTTCAGATAATGCAGAGGCCGATCTGCCCATGGATATGCAT GAATTATTCACTAAATATTCCATGGACTCCATATTCGAAGTTGGATTTGGGCTCAAATTGAATATTTTGGATGGATCTAATGAGGAAGTGATTACATTCGCCAAGGCTTTTGATGAATCGAACGCTTTGACATTTCACGGTTACGTTGACTTATTCTGGAAGGTCGAGAGATTTTTCAATGTTGGTACAGAAGCAACACTCAGAAAAAATATTCCAGTGACTAATGAGTTCATCTATAAAATCATCAGTTCTAGACGGAAGCAGTACTTGTGCCATCAAAGTTCATAT GTGAAGAAAGATATTCTGTCAAGGTTCCTTTTGGAAAGTGAGAAGAATCCGGAGACCATGAACGATGGTTACTTGAGGGATATCATTTTGAACTTCGTGTTTGCCGGGAAAGATACGAGTGGGGGCACGCTTTCATGGTTCATATATTTGCTCTGCAAGCATCCTCTTATACAAGAGAAGATTGCACAGGAGGTCAAGGAGATAGTTGGTTCTTGTGAAAAAGGACAGTTTACTCAGTTTGTGGAAAAACTTACAGAAGGGGCATTAGAAAAGCTGCAGTATCTTCATGCTGCTTTGAGTGAAACCTTGAGATTGTACCCTGCAGTCCCCGTT GATAGGCAGTGTGCGTGCAAGGATGACGTTCTCCCTGATGGATTCAAAGTGAAGAAAGGTGATGGTGTCAACCATGTAACTGTCAACCATGTAACTCATGCGATGGGCAGAATGAAGTATATCTGGGGCGACTATGCGGAGGATTTCCGGCCTGAGAGATGGCTCCACGACGGAGTTTTCAGACCAGAATCCCCTTTCATATTTCCAGCATTTCAT GCTGGTCCACGAACGTGCTTGGGTAAAGATTTCGCGTACCGGCAGATGAAGATAGTAGCTGCACTGCTTACTGCTTTCTTTAGATTCCAATTAAAGGACCCATCTAAAGAGGTGACTTGCAAAACCATGCTGACTCTTCACATTGATCAGGGCCTTCATGTTCGTGCAGTTCACCGCCATCTGTGA
- the LOC116262287 gene encoding cytochrome P450 704C1-like isoform X3: MAIFFYICCGAASLLLLFPCLCVLRIFIGKSLGSKAYPPVKGTMFHLLRCLDSLYDYQTEVLAHNKTVRYLFFSHSEVLTADPQNIEYILKTNFANYDKGAHHQEITKELLGDGIFAVDGQKWRHQRKVASYEFSTKMLRDFSCVVFRRNAAVLAQKISDNAEADLPMDMHELFTKYSMDSIFEVGFGLKLNILDGSNEEAITFAKAFDESNALTYHRYVNLLWKVKRFLNVGTEATLIKNIAVIDEFIYKIISTRRKQYSCHQSSHVKEDILSRFLLESEKTPETINDRCLRDIILNFMIAGKDTTGGTLSWFIYLLCKHPLIQEKIAQEVKKIVGSCEKGQFTQFVERLTEGALENLQYLHAALSETLRLYPAVPLDRQCACKNDVLPDGFKVKKGDGVNHVTYAMGRMKYIWGDDAEDFRPERWLHDGVFRPESPFKFPAFHAGPRTCLGKDFAYRQMKIVAALLTAFFRFKLKDPSKEVTYKTMLTLHIDQGLHVRAVHRHL; this comes from the exons ATGGCAATCTTCTTCTACATCTGCTGCGGTGCAGCTTCCCTTCTCCTGTTGTTTCCGTGTCTCTGTGTTTTGAGAATATTCATAGGGAAATCTCTAGGCAGCAAGGCGTACCCACCTGTGAAAGGAACTATGTTCCATTTGCTTAGATGCTTGGATAGTCTCTATGATTACCAAACAGAAGTTCTTGCCCATAACAAGACAGTCAGGTACCTTTTCTTCTCCCATAGCGAAGTCCTTACTGCAGACCCGCAGAACATCGAGTATATCCTGAAGACCAACTTTGCTAACTATGACAAG GGAGCGCATCATCAGGAGATAACGAAGGAACTTCTTGGAGATGGTATTTTTGCAGTGGATGGTCAGAAATGGCGTCACCAAAGAAAAGTAGCAAGCTACGAGTTCTCCACCAAGATGCTGAGAGATTTCAGCTGCGTCGTTTTTAGGAGGAACGCAGCTGTTCTTGCACAGAAGATTTCAGATAACGCAGAGGCCGATCTGCCCATGGATATGCAT GAATTATTCACTAAATATTCCATGGACTCCATATTCGAAGTTGGATTTGGGCTCAAATTGAATATTTTGGATGGATCTAATGAGGAAGCGATTACATTCGCCAAGGCTTTTGATGAATCAAACGCTTTGACATATCACCGTTACGTTAACTTATTGTGGAAGGTCAAGAGATTTCTTAATGTTGGTACAGAAGCAACActcataaaaaatattgcaGTGATAGATGAGTTCATCTACAAAATCATCAGTACTAGACGGAAGCAGTACTCGTGCCATCAAAGTTCACAT gtGAAGGAAGATATTCTGTCTAGGTTCCTTTTGGAAAGTGAGAAGACTCCGGAGACCATAAACGATCGTTGCTTGAGGGATATCATTTTGAACTTCATGATTGCCGGGAAAGATACCACTGGTGGCACGCTTTCATGGTTCATATATTTGCTCTGCAAGCATCCCCTTATACAAGAGAAGATTGCACAGGAGGTCAAGAAGATAGTTGGTTCTTGTGAAAAAGGACAGTTTACTCAGTTTGTGGAAAGACTTACAGAAGGGGCATTAGAAAACCTGCAGTATCTTCATGCTGCTTTGAGTGAAACCTTGAGACTGTACCCTGCAGTCCCCCTT GATAGACAGTGTGCGTGCAAGAATGACGTTCTTCCTGATGGATTCAAAGTGAAGAAAGGTGATGGTGTCAACCATGTAACCTATGCGATGGGCAGAATGAAGTATATCTGGGGCGACGATGCGGAGGATTTCCGACCTGAGAGATGGCTCCACGACGGAGTTTTCAGACCAGAATCCCCTTTCAAATTTCCAGCATTTCAT GCTGGTCCACGAACGTGCTTGGGTAAAGATTTCGCGTATCGGCAGATGAAGATAGTAGCTGCACTGCTTACTGCtttctttagattcaaattaAAGGACCCATCTAAAGAGGTGACTTACAAAACCATGCTGACTCTTCACATTGATCAGGGCCTTCATGTTCGTGCAGTTCACCGCCATCTGTGA